One segment of Agrococcus sp. ProA11 DNA contains the following:
- a CDS encoding NAD(P)H-quinone dehydrogenase, with product MERVSAFERKQRVVIIGGGPGGYEAALAGAQLGAEVTLIERTGVGGSAILTDVVPSKSLIATAESAAAIRDANQLGVQFSVRGDAGRAQKPDVAVNLRAVNRRLLSLAAKQSLDMKADLEKVGVTIVQGEGRLDGPGRVVVSTGKQGADFDEFEADTIVVSVGATPRQLPSAMPDGERILEWTQLYTLDEVPEHLIVVGSGVTGAEFASAYSNIGSKVTLVSSREQVLPGEDTDAAAVIEDVFRRQGMQVLSKSRAEKVERTDSGVVVTLTDSRTVEGSHCLMAVGSVPNTAGIGLEESEIELAESGHILVNRVARTNLPNVYAVGDCADALPLASVASMQGRTAMFHALGDAVHPISMRTVASNIFTQPEIATVGWSQKQIEEGVAQGEIYRIDLSTNARAKMMGVEDGFVKLFARTGSGTVIGGVIVAPKASELIFPVTMAMEHRLTVDQIARVFPVFPSLTGSISDAARAMHRFED from the coding sequence ATGGAGCGCGTGAGTGCATTCGAGCGCAAGCAGCGCGTGGTGATCATCGGTGGCGGACCGGGCGGCTATGAGGCTGCCCTGGCGGGGGCGCAGCTCGGGGCGGAGGTGACGCTCATCGAGCGCACCGGCGTCGGCGGCAGCGCGATCCTCACGGACGTCGTGCCCTCCAAGTCGCTGATCGCGACCGCGGAGTCGGCAGCGGCGATCCGCGACGCGAACCAGCTGGGCGTGCAGTTCTCCGTGCGCGGCGACGCCGGTCGGGCGCAGAAGCCCGACGTGGCCGTCAACCTGCGCGCGGTCAACCGCCGCCTGCTCTCGCTGGCCGCGAAGCAGTCGCTCGACATGAAGGCCGACCTGGAGAAGGTCGGCGTGACCATCGTGCAGGGCGAGGGACGCCTCGACGGCCCCGGCCGCGTCGTCGTCTCGACCGGCAAGCAGGGCGCCGACTTCGACGAGTTCGAGGCCGACACGATCGTGGTCTCGGTGGGTGCCACGCCCAGGCAGCTGCCCTCGGCGATGCCGGATGGCGAGCGCATCCTGGAGTGGACGCAGCTGTACACGCTCGACGAGGTCCCCGAGCACCTCATCGTGGTGGGATCGGGCGTCACCGGCGCCGAGTTCGCGAGCGCCTACAGCAACATCGGTTCGAAGGTCACCCTCGTCTCCAGCCGCGAGCAGGTGCTGCCCGGCGAGGACACCGACGCCGCCGCGGTGATCGAGGACGTCTTCCGCCGGCAGGGCATGCAGGTGCTGTCGAAGTCTCGCGCCGAGAAGGTCGAGCGCACCGACTCCGGCGTCGTCGTGACGCTGACGGATAGTCGCACGGTCGAGGGATCGCACTGCCTGATGGCGGTCGGCTCGGTGCCGAACACCGCCGGCATCGGTCTCGAGGAGTCGGAGATCGAGTTGGCCGAATCCGGCCACATCCTCGTGAACCGGGTCGCGCGCACGAACCTGCCGAACGTCTACGCGGTCGGCGACTGCGCGGACGCGCTGCCGCTCGCATCCGTCGCGTCGATGCAGGGCCGCACCGCCATGTTCCATGCGCTCGGCGACGCGGTGCACCCGATCTCGATGCGCACCGTCGCGTCGAACATCTTCACGCAGCCAGAGATCGCCACCGTCGGCTGGTCGCAGAAGCAGATCGAGGAGGGCGTCGCGCAGGGCGAGATCTACCGGATCGACCTCTCGACCAACGCGCGCGCGAAGATGATGGGCGTCGAGGACGGCTTCGTGAAGCTCTTCGCGCGCACGGGCTCCGGCACCGTCATCGGCGGCGTGATCGTGGCGCCGAAGGCCTCAGAGCTCATCTTCCCCGTGACGATGGCGATGGAGCACCGCCTGACGGTCGACCAGATCGCGCGTGTCTTCCCGGTCTTCCCGTCGCTCACCGGGTCGATCTCCGATGCTGCACGGGCGATGCACCGCTTCGAGGACTGA
- a CDS encoding biotin carboxylase N-terminal domain-containing protein: MPRITKVLIANRGEIAVRIIRAARDAGMTSVAVYAEPDRDAQHAQLADEAYSLHGSTSADSYLVIDKILSVARRSGADAVHPGYGFLAENADFARAVIDAGITWIGPSPEAIEQLGDKVSARHIAESVGAPLAPGTIEPVSGAAEVLEFVDEFGLPVAIKAAFGGGGRGLKVAFTREEVEQQFDSATREAVAAFGRGECFVEKYLDKPRHVETQCLADAHGNVVVVSTRDCSLQRRHQKLVEEAPAPFVTDAQDAELRRASKEILRAAKYVGAGTCEFLIGADGTISFLEVNTRLQVEHPVSEEVTGIDLVREQFRIAEGEALGYDDPEVRGHSIEFRINGEDAGRGFMPQPGPVRSYRTPSGPGVRVDSGVVAGDVIGGNFDSMLAKLIVTGRDRAEALERSRRALAEFEVDGLPTVLPFHRRIVDDPAFAPAGDAPFSIYTSWIETEFENDIPAWDGEPGELGGPEARRTVVVESNGKRISVSMPQRLFSDTKDAKGPAPRRTRRALEGGAGSGSIVSPMQATVVKAAVEVGDRVVAGDLLLVLEAMKMEQPISAPIDGTIAAIDAPVGKTVPSGHALVTITPDAD; encoded by the coding sequence ATGCCCCGCATCACGAAGGTCCTGATCGCCAACCGCGGTGAGATCGCTGTCCGCATCATCCGCGCGGCGCGCGACGCGGGGATGACCTCGGTCGCCGTGTATGCCGAGCCCGACCGCGACGCGCAGCACGCGCAGCTGGCCGACGAGGCCTACTCGCTGCACGGCTCCACGAGCGCCGACTCCTACCTGGTGATCGACAAGATCCTCTCGGTCGCGCGCCGCTCCGGCGCCGATGCCGTGCACCCGGGCTACGGCTTCCTGGCGGAGAACGCCGACTTCGCGCGCGCCGTGATCGACGCCGGCATCACCTGGATCGGGCCGAGCCCCGAGGCCATCGAGCAGCTGGGCGACAAGGTCTCCGCTCGGCACATCGCCGAGTCGGTCGGCGCGCCGCTGGCACCCGGCACCATCGAGCCGGTCTCGGGCGCGGCCGAGGTGCTGGAGTTCGTCGACGAGTTCGGGCTGCCGGTCGCGATCAAGGCCGCCTTCGGCGGCGGCGGACGCGGCCTGAAGGTCGCCTTCACGCGGGAGGAGGTCGAGCAGCAGTTCGACTCCGCCACCCGCGAGGCCGTCGCGGCGTTCGGCCGCGGCGAGTGCTTCGTCGAGAAGTACCTCGACAAGCCTCGGCACGTGGAGACGCAGTGCCTCGCCGATGCGCACGGCAACGTCGTCGTCGTCTCGACGCGCGACTGCTCGCTGCAGCGCCGCCATCAGAAGCTCGTCGAGGAGGCGCCCGCGCCCTTCGTCACCGACGCGCAGGATGCGGAGCTGCGCCGCGCGTCGAAGGAGATCCTGCGCGCCGCGAAGTACGTCGGCGCCGGCACCTGCGAGTTCCTCATCGGCGCCGACGGCACCATCTCGTTCCTCGAGGTCAACACCCGCCTGCAGGTCGAGCATCCGGTCTCCGAGGAGGTGACGGGCATCGACCTGGTGCGCGAGCAGTTCCGCATCGCGGAGGGCGAGGCGCTCGGCTACGACGACCCAGAGGTGCGCGGCCACTCCATCGAGTTCCGCATCAACGGCGAGGATGCCGGCCGCGGGTTCATGCCCCAGCCGGGTCCGGTGCGCAGCTACCGCACCCCGTCCGGCCCAGGCGTGCGCGTCGACTCCGGCGTGGTGGCCGGCGACGTCATCGGCGGCAACTTCGACTCGATGCTCGCGAAGCTCATCGTCACGGGACGCGACCGCGCGGAGGCGCTGGAGCGCTCGCGCCGTGCCCTCGCCGAGTTCGAGGTCGACGGGCTCCCGACGGTGCTACCGTTCCACCGCCGGATCGTCGACGACCCGGCGTTCGCGCCCGCCGGCGACGCGCCGTTCAGCATCTACACGTCGTGGATCGAGACCGAGTTCGAGAACGACATCCCCGCGTGGGATGGCGAGCCCGGTGAGCTGGGCGGACCGGAGGCGCGCCGCACGGTCGTCGTCGAGAGCAACGGCAAGCGCATCTCGGTGTCGATGCCGCAGCGGCTCTTCTCCGACACGAAGGACGCCAAGGGCCCCGCTCCCCGCCGTACGCGCCGCGCGCTCGAGGGCGGCGCCGGCTCCGGCTCGATCGTCTCGCCCATGCAGGCGACGGTCGTGAAGGCGGCGGTGGAGGTGGGCGACCGCGTGGTCGCCGGCGATCTGCTGCTGGTGCTCGAGGCGATGAAGATGGAGCAGCCGATCTCGGCGCCCATCGACGGCACGATCGCCGCGATCGACGCACCGGTCGGCAAGACCGTGCCCTCGGGCCACGCGCTCGTCACGATCACGCCCGACGCGGACTGA
- a CDS encoding TetR/AcrR family transcriptional regulator: MTPIPRLSTDDRRAQIIEAVTPAVLANGSAVTTRQLAEAAGVAEGTLFKAFGDKESLLLALAEYHLTMEHVGESAAMPLDTLEDVVTRTLYELVERTRFVFRLIMALGPIGQRAAESARADFEASKHRLAERFEPFRGELRVEPVVAADVVRTLAWAAASSWGEHGSVSSVDDILAVLLHGIVRDDATLVPAASLPTGAAASDETRKA, from the coding sequence GTGACCCCCATCCCACGGCTCAGCACCGACGACCGGCGAGCGCAGATCATCGAGGCGGTGACGCCCGCAGTGCTCGCGAACGGCAGCGCCGTGACGACCAGGCAGCTGGCAGAGGCCGCCGGGGTCGCGGAGGGGACGCTCTTCAAGGCGTTCGGCGACAAGGAGTCGCTGCTGCTGGCGCTCGCCGAGTACCACCTCACGATGGAGCACGTCGGCGAGAGCGCCGCGATGCCGCTCGACACGCTCGAGGACGTCGTGACCCGCACGTTGTACGAGCTGGTCGAGCGCACCCGCTTCGTGTTCCGGCTCATCATGGCGCTCGGGCCGATCGGGCAGCGTGCGGCCGAGTCCGCGCGCGCCGACTTCGAGGCCTCCAAGCATCGGCTCGCCGAGCGGTTCGAGCCATTCCGCGGCGAGCTGCGCGTGGAGCCCGTGGTCGCTGCCGATGTGGTGCGCACGCTCGCCTGGGCGGCCGCCTCCAGCTGGGGCGAGCACGGCTCCGTCTCATCGGTCGACGACATCCTCGCAGTGCTGCTGCACGGCATCGTCCGCGACGATGCGACGCTCGTGCCGGCAGCCTCGCTCCCTACCGGTGCCGCGGCATCCGACGAGACCCGGAAGGCCTGA
- a CDS encoding ABC transporter ATP-binding protein — protein MLWKLIVRYVKPSWLPLLLVVAFQFTQSVLSLMLPTINAEIINDGVLTGDTELIWRLGFLMLGLSLGQVTANILAILFGARLAMRAGRDLRADIFRTVGDYSEQDVQRFGAASLITRNTNDVQQVQMLILMSCTMLLSAPMLAIGGVIMAIRADATLAWLIAVAVPLMLIVLVFLVTRLVPIFRQLQERIDAINKVLREQLTGIRVIRAFVQERREKRRFAVANDLVTDAMLRTGNIFVLMFPIIMLIVELSSVSVLWFGAGLVDAGELEIGTMMAFLQYLMQILMGVMMATFMTIMIPRAAVSAKRIGDVLETEPTIERVANGVPMPTPGTVELRDVVFQYPGADTPVLDGVSLRAEPGETVAIIGSTGAGKSTLVNLIPRLFDATGGTVLVGGADVRALDAETLWRGIAIVPQRPYLFGGTVASNLRYGNEQASDEQLWRALEIAQAAGFVQQLDGQLDARIAQGGTNVSGGQRQRLSIARALVAEPDVLVFDDSFSALDLTTDARLRAALAEAVGHITRVVVAQRVSTIVDADRIVVLEAGRVVGTGTHAELLERSETYREIVDSQMAVEA, from the coding sequence ATGCTCTGGAAGCTCATCGTCCGCTACGTGAAGCCCTCCTGGCTTCCCCTCCTGCTCGTCGTCGCGTTCCAGTTCACGCAGTCGGTGCTGTCGCTGATGCTGCCGACGATCAACGCCGAGATCATCAACGACGGTGTCCTCACGGGCGACACCGAGCTGATCTGGCGGCTGGGCTTCCTGATGCTCGGCCTCAGCCTCGGGCAGGTGACCGCCAACATCCTCGCGATCCTCTTCGGCGCCCGTCTCGCGATGCGCGCGGGCCGCGACCTGCGGGCGGACATCTTCCGCACCGTCGGCGACTACAGCGAGCAGGACGTGCAGCGCTTCGGCGCCGCGAGCCTCATCACCCGCAACACCAATGACGTGCAGCAGGTGCAGATGCTCATCCTGATGAGCTGCACGATGCTGCTGTCGGCGCCGATGCTCGCGATCGGCGGTGTGATCATGGCCATCAGGGCCGACGCGACGCTGGCCTGGCTGATCGCGGTCGCCGTGCCGCTGATGCTGATCGTGCTGGTCTTCCTCGTCACCCGCCTGGTGCCGATCTTCCGTCAGCTGCAGGAGCGCATCGACGCCATCAACAAGGTGCTGCGGGAGCAGCTGACGGGCATCCGCGTGATCAGGGCGTTCGTGCAGGAGCGGCGCGAGAAGCGGCGCTTCGCGGTCGCGAACGACCTCGTGACCGACGCGATGCTGCGCACGGGCAACATCTTCGTGCTGATGTTCCCGATCATCATGCTGATCGTCGAGCTCTCCTCGGTCTCGGTGCTCTGGTTCGGGGCCGGGCTGGTCGACGCGGGCGAGCTCGAGATCGGCACGATGATGGCGTTCCTGCAGTACCTCATGCAGATCCTGATGGGCGTCATGATGGCGACCTTCATGACGATCATGATCCCGAGGGCGGCCGTCTCGGCAAAGCGCATCGGCGATGTGCTCGAGACGGAGCCGACCATCGAGCGGGTCGCGAACGGCGTGCCCATGCCGACGCCCGGCACCGTGGAGCTGCGGGACGTGGTCTTCCAGTACCCGGGCGCCGACACACCCGTGCTCGACGGGGTGTCGCTGCGCGCGGAGCCCGGCGAGACGGTCGCGATCATCGGTTCGACCGGTGCCGGCAAGTCGACGCTCGTCAACCTCATCCCGCGCCTGTTCGATGCCACCGGGGGCACGGTGCTGGTCGGCGGCGCCGACGTCAGGGCGCTCGATGCCGAGACGCTGTGGCGCGGCATCGCGATCGTGCCGCAGCGGCCCTACCTGTTCGGGGGCACGGTGGCGTCGAACCTGCGCTACGGCAACGAGCAGGCGAGCGACGAGCAGCTGTGGCGCGCGCTCGAGATCGCGCAGGCGGCGGGCTTCGTGCAGCAGCTCGACGGCCAGCTCGACGCCCGCATCGCGCAGGGCGGCACCAACGTCTCCGGCGGGCAGCGCCAGCGCCTGTCGATCGCCAGGGCGCTCGTCGCCGAGCCTGACGTGCTCGTCTTCGACGACTCGTTCTCGGCGCTCGACCTGACGACGGATGCGCGGCTGCGCGCGGCGCTCGCGGAGGCCGTCGGGCACATCACCCGGGTCGTGGTCGCACAGCGCGTCTCGACGATCGTCGACGCGGACCGCATCGTGGTGCTCGAGGCCGGCCGGGTGGTCGGCACGGGCACGCACGCCGAGCTGCTGGAGCGCAGCGAGACGTATCGCGAGATCGTCGACTCGCAGATGGCAGTGGAGGCCTGA
- a CDS encoding ABC transporter ATP-binding protein, with product MSQRQKQTRQERLAARRARSANPEPELTEEERLAEELAEAARQGAGDWGPPPGKAKSFWSSGRRLLSLLHPYRWWLALVVLVGTIGVVLVVLGPRILGEATNVIVQGFIQQQLPAGSTQAQVVEGLRQAGQDEFANMIERMPDLQPGQGIDFDALGGILLLVLGVYLVGSVFQWLQGYVVNRIVQRTVQGLRKDVEHKIHRLPLSYYDRTQRGDLLSRVTNDLDNVSQSMSQSMSQIVTGLLTVIGVLVMMLSINVWLALIALIAVPLTGIILGAVMGPAQGRFKEQWKRTGALNAIVEEAFAGHALVKVFGREEAVRARFAEQNEAVFDASFKAQFLSGLVFPLMTFVGNIGYVLVAVAGGLFVAAGQILVGDVQAFIQYSQQFSQNLGQIGQTITMVQSGVASAERVFELLDAEDEPSDAGGLVPEEGSGRVTFERVRFSYSPDKPLIEDLSLEVEPGQTIAIVGPTGAGKTTLVNLLMRFYELDAGRITLDGVDTASMTRDALRAQTGMVLQDTWLFGGSIRDNIAFGRPDASEEEIRAAAEATYVDRFVHALPDGYDTVIDEEASNLSAGEKQLVTIARAFLAQPSVLILDEATSSVDTRTELLLQHAMAALRTDRTSFVIAHRLSTIRDADLILVMEAGRIVEQGSHDQLVAQRGAYWRLLNAQFQEAATDLDLEDELAQPGAGAAQQTT from the coding sequence ATGTCACAGCGGCAGAAGCAGACGCGTCAGGAGCGGCTCGCGGCACGCAGGGCGCGATCCGCGAATCCGGAGCCCGAGCTCACCGAGGAGGAGCGCCTCGCGGAGGAGCTCGCCGAGGCCGCGCGGCAGGGCGCCGGCGACTGGGGTCCGCCGCCTGGCAAGGCGAAGTCGTTCTGGTCATCCGGCAGGCGGCTGCTCTCGCTGCTGCACCCGTATCGCTGGTGGCTGGCGCTCGTGGTGCTGGTCGGCACGATCGGCGTCGTGCTGGTGGTGCTGGGGCCGAGGATCCTCGGCGAGGCCACGAACGTCATCGTGCAGGGCTTCATCCAGCAGCAGCTGCCGGCCGGCTCCACGCAGGCACAGGTCGTCGAGGGGCTGCGGCAGGCGGGGCAGGACGAGTTCGCCAACATGATCGAGCGGATGCCCGACCTGCAGCCCGGTCAGGGCATCGACTTCGACGCGCTCGGCGGCATCCTGCTGCTGGTGCTCGGCGTCTACCTGGTCGGCAGCGTCTTCCAGTGGCTGCAGGGCTACGTCGTGAACCGCATCGTGCAGCGCACCGTCCAGGGGCTGCGGAAGGACGTGGAGCACAAGATCCACCGGCTGCCGCTGTCGTACTACGACCGCACGCAGCGCGGCGATCTGCTCTCTCGGGTGACGAACGACCTCGACAACGTCTCCCAGTCGATGTCCCAGTCGATGTCGCAGATCGTCACGGGGCTCCTCACCGTCATCGGCGTGCTGGTCATGATGCTCTCGATCAACGTCTGGCTGGCGCTCATCGCGCTCATCGCGGTGCCGCTCACCGGCATCATCCTCGGCGCCGTGATGGGCCCGGCCCAGGGGCGGTTCAAGGAGCAGTGGAAGCGCACCGGCGCGCTGAACGCGATCGTCGAGGAGGCCTTCGCCGGCCACGCGCTCGTGAAGGTCTTCGGTCGCGAGGAGGCCGTGCGCGCCCGCTTCGCCGAGCAGAACGAGGCGGTGTTCGACGCGTCGTTCAAGGCGCAGTTCCTCTCGGGCCTGGTGTTCCCGCTCATGACCTTCGTCGGCAACATCGGCTACGTGCTGGTCGCCGTCGCCGGTGGTCTGTTCGTCGCGGCCGGCCAGATCCTGGTGGGCGACGTGCAGGCCTTCATCCAGTACTCGCAGCAGTTCTCGCAGAACCTCGGTCAGATCGGCCAGACGATCACGATGGTGCAATCGGGTGTCGCGAGCGCCGAGCGCGTCTTCGAGCTGCTCGACGCCGAGGACGAGCCGTCGGATGCTGGCGGGCTCGTGCCGGAGGAGGGCTCCGGTCGGGTCACGTTCGAGCGGGTGCGATTCTCGTACTCGCCCGACAAGCCGCTCATCGAGGATCTGTCGCTCGAGGTGGAGCCGGGGCAGACGATCGCGATCGTGGGGCCGACGGGCGCAGGGAAGACGACGCTCGTCAACCTGCTCATGCGCTTCTACGAGCTCGATGCGGGCCGCATCACGCTCGACGGGGTCGACACCGCCTCGATGACGCGGGATGCGCTGCGCGCCCAGACGGGCATGGTGCTGCAGGACACGTGGCTCTTCGGAGGCTCGATCCGAGACAACATCGCGTTCGGCAGGCCCGACGCCAGCGAGGAGGAGATCCGCGCGGCCGCCGAGGCCACCTACGTCGACCGCTTCGTGCATGCGCTGCCGGACGGCTACGACACCGTGATCGACGAGGAGGCCTCCAACCTCTCGGCCGGGGAGAAGCAGCTGGTGACGATCGCGCGCGCCTTCCTGGCGCAGCCGAGCGTGCTCATCCTGGACGAGGCGACGTCGTCGGTCGACACGCGCACCGAGCTGCTGCTGCAGCACGCGATGGCCGCGCTGCGCACCGATCGCACCTCGTTCGTGATCGCGCACCGGCTCTCGACGATCCGCGACGCCGACCTGATCCTGGTGATGGAGGCCGGGCGCATCGTCGAGCAGGGCTCGCACGATCAGCTGGTCGCGCAGCGAGGGGCGTACTGGCGGCTGCTCAACGCGCAGTTCCAGGAGGCGGCGACTGATCTCGACCTGGAGGACGAGCTGGCGCAGCCGGGCGCTGGCGCCGCGCAGCAGACAACCTAG
- a CDS encoding nucleoside triphosphate pyrophosphatase — translation MQLILASASPARLALLRQAGIEPIVTPTDLDEEFLIVAHEAQHGPLAPADYVLLLARAKAEALLDQDPLTGFDGLVLGGDSSLELDGEMLGKPHTPERARERWLAQRGRSATLHSGHWMLRVRDGRIQNSAGTTTATHLDFSPDIDEAEIDAYVATGEPLEVAGAFTIDGRGAAFIDRIDGDPSTVVGMSIPAVRRLARELGVAWPALTS, via the coding sequence GTGCAGCTCATCCTCGCCTCCGCCTCGCCCGCCCGCCTCGCGCTGCTGCGGCAGGCGGGCATCGAGCCGATCGTGACGCCGACCGACCTCGACGAGGAGTTCCTGATCGTCGCGCACGAGGCGCAGCACGGCCCGCTCGCCCCCGCCGACTACGTGCTGCTGCTCGCGCGGGCGAAGGCCGAGGCACTGCTCGATCAGGACCCGCTGACGGGCTTCGACGGGCTCGTGCTGGGCGGCGACTCGTCGCTCGAGCTCGACGGCGAGATGCTCGGCAAGCCGCACACGCCCGAGCGCGCTCGCGAGCGCTGGCTGGCGCAGCGCGGCAGGTCGGCGACGCTGCACTCCGGGCACTGGATGCTGCGGGTGCGCGATGGCCGCATCCAAAATTCGGCGGGCACCACCACCGCGACGCACCTCGACTTCTCCCCCGACATCGATGAGGCCGAGATCGACGCGTACGTGGCCACCGGCGAGCCGCTGGAGGTGGCGGGCGCCTTCACGATCGACGGCCGCGGCGCCGCGTTCATCGATCGCATCGACGGCGACCCGTCGACGGTCGTCGGCATGAGCATCCCCGCGGTGCGACGCCTCGCGCGCGAGCTGGGCGTCGCCTGGCCGGCGCTGACGAGCTGA
- a CDS encoding L-lactate dehydrogenase, with the protein MDAQVAARPTKLAVIGAGSVGVAIAYAALIRGSADSVALHDLDRARVEAEVLDLAHGLPFLAGTRVHGGDDIRVIAQSDIVVVTAGAKQRPGETRLALAGRNAEILRQVMPGIREHAPDAIVLLVTNPCDVLTVIAQREGGMAPGRVLSSGTVLDSSRLRWRLSELVGVHPRSVHAHMIGEHGDSEFPLWSRARIGPVLVSEWREGGQLRFDRTALDGIADDVVHAAYRIIEGKGATSSAIGVATARIVESILGDEHAVLPVSSVLSGQHGIDGIALSLPTVVGRAGIERVLEVPMDDDELGALHRSAEAIAASLASTA; encoded by the coding sequence ATGGATGCTCAGGTTGCCGCCCGTCCGACGAAGCTCGCGGTCATCGGGGCCGGATCGGTCGGCGTCGCCATCGCCTACGCCGCCCTCATCCGCGGCTCTGCCGACTCTGTCGCGCTGCATGACCTGGATCGCGCGAGAGTCGAGGCGGAGGTGCTCGATCTCGCGCACGGCCTGCCGTTCCTGGCCGGCACGCGCGTCCACGGGGGCGACGACATCCGGGTGATCGCCCAGAGCGACATCGTGGTCGTGACCGCCGGCGCGAAGCAGCGCCCCGGCGAGACACGGCTCGCGCTCGCCGGCCGGAACGCCGAGATCCTGCGGCAGGTGATGCCCGGCATCCGTGAGCATGCGCCGGATGCGATCGTGCTGCTGGTGACGAACCCCTGCGACGTGCTGACCGTGATCGCGCAGCGCGAGGGCGGGATGGCACCCGGCCGGGTGCTGTCGTCTGGCACCGTGCTCGACTCGTCACGACTGCGGTGGCGGCTCTCGGAGCTCGTCGGCGTGCACCCGCGCAGCGTGCACGCGCACATGATCGGCGAGCATGGCGACAGCGAGTTCCCGCTCTGGTCGCGGGCGCGGATCGGCCCGGTGCTGGTGAGCGAGTGGCGCGAGGGAGGGCAGCTGCGCTTCGACCGCACCGCGCTCGATGGCATCGCTGACGACGTCGTGCACGCCGCGTACCGGATCATCGAGGGCAAGGGCGCCACCTCGAGCGCCATCGGAGTCGCCACTGCCCGCATCGTCGAGTCGATCCTGGGCGACGAGCACGCCGTGCTGCCGGTGTCGAGCGTGCTCTCCGGGCAGCACGGCATCGACGGGATCGCGCTGTCGCTGCCGACGGTGGTCGGCCGCGCCGGCATCGAGCGGGTGCTGGAGGTGCCGATGGACGACGATGAGCTCGGGGCGCTGCACCGCAGCGCGGAGGCCATCGCCGCCTCCCTCGCCAGCACCGCATGA
- a CDS encoding TRAM domain-containing protein produces MPAAEIRPGQIVELTIDNVAHGGRFVGRYGASEHERGRVVFVPDTMPGETVKAQIVEVKKSFAVAVALEVVVASTDRVEHVWPEASIDRSPAERAGGAEFGHIALPRQRELKQRVLEDALERTGGITRAVPVQAAPGDDRRGGLGWRTRVRLHVDDRGRQGPFAPRSHDVVPVTSLPLATKGIQLSAQLDQRLGGVTAVDYVEWGVDGEVDVIAMEGAPERGRTDTIVEKVGGREFQLDRSGFWQVHREAAGVLTSALRRVIDLDRVDPAGWSLDLYGGVGLFAATIAEQLGERTRVTSVEADEVATDHASENLAEWLGANAETGRVDRWLRELSTRASRQDRERLSKGLVVLDPPRAGAGRDVIEQIVALEPAQIVYVACDPVALARDAKLLGERGWNIDSLEAFDLFPHTHHIEAVAAFRR; encoded by the coding sequence ATGCCTGCAGCAGAGATCCGTCCCGGTCAGATCGTCGAGCTCACGATCGACAACGTCGCGCACGGCGGCCGCTTCGTCGGCCGCTACGGGGCGTCGGAGCACGAGCGGGGCCGCGTGGTCTTCGTGCCCGACACCATGCCCGGCGAGACGGTCAAGGCGCAGATCGTGGAGGTCAAGAAGTCGTTCGCCGTCGCCGTGGCGCTCGAGGTCGTCGTCGCATCGACCGACCGCGTCGAGCACGTCTGGCCGGAGGCCTCGATCGACCGATCCCCGGCCGAGCGCGCGGGCGGCGCGGAGTTCGGCCACATCGCGCTGCCTCGCCAGCGCGAGCTGAAGCAGCGGGTCCTCGAGGACGCGCTCGAGCGCACCGGCGGCATCACGCGCGCGGTGCCCGTGCAGGCCGCGCCCGGCGACGACCGGCGCGGCGGGCTCGGGTGGCGCACCCGCGTGCGCCTGCACGTCGACGACCGCGGCCGCCAGGGACCCTTCGCGCCGCGCAGCCACGACGTCGTGCCGGTGACGAGCCTGCCGCTGGCCACCAAGGGCATCCAGCTCTCCGCGCAGCTCGACCAGCGGCTCGGCGGCGTCACCGCGGTCGACTACGTCGAGTGGGGCGTCGACGGCGAGGTCGACGTGATCGCGATGGAGGGCGCGCCCGAGCGCGGCCGCACCGACACGATCGTCGAGAAGGTCGGCGGGCGCGAGTTCCAGCTCGACCGCTCGGGCTTCTGGCAGGTGCATCGCGAGGCCGCGGGGGTGCTGACGTCTGCGCTGCGTCGCGTCATCGATCTCGACCGCGTCGATCCGGCCGGCTGGTCGCTCGACCTCTACGGCGGCGTCGGGCTGTTCGCGGCCACGATCGCCGAGCAGCTGGGGGAGCGCACCCGCGTGACGAGCGTGGAGGCCGACGAGGTCGCCACCGACCACGCGAGCGAGAACCTCGCCGAGTGGTTGGGCGCGAATGCCGAGACGGGCCGCGTCGACCGCTGGCTGCGAGAGCTCAGCACGCGAGCCAGCCGGCAGGATCGGGAGCGCCTGTCGAAGGGGCTCGTCGTGCTCGACCCGCCGCGCGCCGGCGCCGGCCGCGACGTGATCGAGCAGATCGTCGCGCTTGAGCCCGCGCAGATCGTCTACGTCGCCTGCGACCCCGTGGCGCTCGCGCGCGACGCGAAGCTGCTGGGCGAGCGCGGCTGGAACATCGACTCGCTCGAGGCCTTCGACCTCTTCCCGCACACCCACCACATCGAGGCGGTCGCGGCCTTCCGTCGCTGA